A segment of the Filifactor alocis ATCC 35896 genome:
CGTAAAGTCTTACTTTTCTTCTTCAAATGCATTCCAAATCATATTTTTATCACTTCATTTGTTTTTGTTATATTTATTCTATCAAAATACAAGTTCTAAAAAACTCCCTCGGTACAAATATCATGTCCCAAAATTCTCCCGAAATAATATCCTGTGATTCATTCAACAAAGCAATCTCAAACAGCTATTGAAAATGACCAATTCAAACCCCAATCCTATATAACTTTGCAAAAATAAAATTTCCTGTTATGACATATCATAAACTCAACCGTTCACAATGTTGTTAAAAAGAAGACGAAATTACAATGTATCGTATACTCAAATACCGGTAACATAAATTTGTAAGTTTATATTCCAAAAACAGAAAATCAATTTACCAATATAACTCATAATTTTATACAAAATATGCTATGATAATATGGAAGCAGTTGAATATTAGAGTAAGACACTATAATTAACACCATTCGTTTTATTTCTTAATATTGACAGAAAAAATCTACATCAAAAATCAACTGAAGTTGTAGAAATAATCAATATTACAAAAAACTTCTAAAGAAGATCTAAAACAAAAAACAATATCTCTCCGTCAGTCTACAAAAATCAGAAACGCGAAACCCTATTCCAAGCAGAATGATAAGCTCGTCATAATACTTGTAACAGACCTTATCTCTTTTAACAAAGAAAAAAAGCTTTCTTCCTGCATAGGCGAGAGAGGAACTTTCGGCTCGGTGTCATACCTCAATGACTGTAATAATCTTAAAGTCAAAGAGATTTTTCCTGATACCGTCATCATGAATAGATGTATAGAAGGCTGCCCTTTAGAGAATGCTTGTGATTACTGATAGTGATAAAAAAATAGCCTTTTTTCTTCATTCATAAAGCCCATTCCTTTACATCATTACATTTACGTGATAGACCAATCGTATCTTCCCCAAGTATTCTCATGAGCTGTTTTCAATCTTATTTTATGCTATGCCTTACATTTGTACTATTTCGTATGCGCTTCTCGTAAAGTCGGCATACTGTTAACAGGATCAATTCCATCATCAAGTTTTTTGAATTTCCTTTGCTTTTTTCCGCAGGAATTTTTCCTCACGCTTTCTCTTAGGGGTTTTATCCGTAGGAAATAATTTCCATGTGTACACAAAGTGCGGCGTTCCAAAGGTATCTGTATATTTGTAAACATATCTCCTGTCTTTTCTCCGACTCTCTCCTAACCGCTTTTACCTACATATCCATCTGCAACTTTATCAATAGCAGTTTCGTAATTGTCAGTCACTTCCGCAGCAGAAATAAAGGAACGAGAACACAAAACAACAAATACAAAAGCAATAAAACAACTCAAAATGAATATTCTTTTCATGATACCTCGCCAACTTTTACCTTGCCTGTTTTCTATGCAAGCTTAATAAGGTGCTTGTATTCACTAATTAGCAATATAATTGCAATCAAAATCATAACGACATCATTCAAAGGTAATGCCAGCCATACTCCGAGAACATTTCCGTTCAGTAAACGAGGTAATATCAGTATCAAGGGAACTACAAGCGCAAGTTGCCTTAATATAACCAATATTCCTGCATGTTTTGCTTTCCCGATGGCCTGAAAATAAGTAACTGTCATTATGAGCATGCCATAGGTAGGAAATATGCAGTACATGAGCCGAAAATTAGATAGTCCTAAACTCACAATAGCTGAATCGGTAATAAATGCAGATAATATTTGCACTGAAAAAATTTCGATTATGGCAAAGAAAAATCCGGCAAGACAGGTGGAACCTATAATAAATACATTCGTAAGTTTTTTAACCCTTATATATTCTTTTGCTCCGAAATTTGTTCCGACAGCAGGCTGCATCCCTTGACTCATTCCCCATATCGGAACAAATGCAAGCTGCATAACTCTTTGAGCGGCTCCCATAAGAGCTATTTGCTTTTCTCCGCCAAAATGCACCGCTGTATTATATACAACTGTCATTTGAATCAGCATCATAATTTGCATGAGCATAGCACTCATTCCAACTGAAAAAATTTCAGGTAATAAGTCTTTTTCAGGTTTTATTCCATGAAAACGAACAGTCGGACTTTTTTTCAAAAAGTATAATAAAGTTACTGAAGCCTGAGTAATCTGAGAAATCACAGTTGCGATTGCAACAGCTTGCGGTCCACAAGATGGCATGAGCAGAATGAATATAGGATCTAATATAATATTCAGAATAGCACCGGCCGCCATGATTCCCATTGCAATTCCCATGCGACCCTCTGCCCTTATTACCATATTTGCACCCTGCATAAAATTTACGAAGATGGAGCCGAGATATACTGTTCTTAAATAAGAAACACCCATCTCCAGAACCTCACCGTCGGCACCGGATAGGCGTAAAAATTCAGGAGCAAATATGACACCAATAATCATAACTGCTGATGATAAAATAATTACCAAGAAAGTCAGATTCCCCATAATCTTATCCACGGTTTCTTTATCTTTTTTTCCGATTGCTCGAGAAAGTACAGAGCCGGAACCTATTCCAAGAAGAACTGCAATTGCATTATTGATCAATACAAACGGAGATGCCGCCGAAACTGCACTCATAGCATCGGTTCCCACCATTTGCCCGACATAAATTGAATCGACAAAGGCATATAATCCTACAATCAGTTGACCCAAAATCGCCGGCAAACTAAGACTAACCATCAATTTCCAAGGATTTTCCGTAAGTAATTTATCACGAACATCCATTATAAAACCCTCCTTATCTTTTATCTTTTTATCTTTTATCTTTTTATCTTTTATCTTTTATCTTTTTATCTTTTAGTTCTTATCTCTTATCTATTAGTTATTCTGTATTCACAGCAAGCACGCACAAATTCCTGATTATGAGTGATTACAAAAACGCTTTATCCTTTTTTGTTTATAAAACAGAAATCACATTTTTTACCGTTCATTCCCAGTGTTTGACTTCGCTCAAATACAAATCCCTTTATATTTCCGAATACAATATAATCACACAGACAGAATATTTCACAAAGCTCCGGACATTCAAAAAACCTGCAGGTATCCGCCCAAAGACATTTGAATACATCAACTCGGTAGTATTTTCCATCATCCGATAAAATCCTGCTTTCCCAGATTTCATCGCCTGACATCCCTTTTCTCATAAACAAACAAAACAGCCTAAAAACCCCGGGTATATGAAAAAATGTTTTCAAAAGCTTATGTGCCTTTTCAGCAACATAAAATGAATACTCCTTTACCAATTCTTTTGCCTCATTTTTTGAAAACCCTTGATCTATAAAACATCGGTATAAAGCTATATTTGAAATGATACTGTTTTTTTGCCTTTTTTTCTGTTTCTCTGTCCATGACCCTTGGTTGATTTCTTTGATGAGCTGTTGCATTTTTGTTTTATGTTCTGCATCTATATTTTTTAATATTTGCGCATCTAACTTTCCGAAGTAAAATTTTTTATATGTCATTCCCGACCTCCTAATTTCCATCCGATTGCATTTCCCCACATTTTCACAAATCGTCAGCAAAGTCCTTCTTGCTGTATCAGCTCCTGATGTTTTTCTCCTTACACAATCTGTGCATTTTCAAGAACAAGAATTTGATCTGCTCCCCGTACCGTATTCAATCGATGAGCAATCATCAGAAGTGCTTTATTCTTTGTCAGTTCTGAAATAGCCTGCCGTAATTCCCGTTCGCTTTCAGGAGCAACACTTGCCGTGTCTTCGTCTAAAATAAACAATAGGTGCATCCTTCAAAATTGCTCATACAATCTCATACAATAGAGATTCGCTGCTTCTCACCGTCGGAAAGGGTTGCACTCCTTTTCCAAATCTTTGTTTGGTATCCGTCCGGAAGTGTGAATACATTACAGAAAAATGTACTTCCTTTGCCACTGTAATCATTTCTTCTTTTGTTGACTGCGGTTTTCCAAAAAGAATGTTATTTTCAATGGTATCTTCAAAAAAGTAAGCCCTTTGAAACACAATGAAAAAATCGTTAAGAAGGCTGTCACAGATATAGTCTTTCACATTGATGCCCCTAAAATAATTTCACCGTCTTTTACATCACAAAATCGCGCAATTACTTTCATCGGTATGATTGACTTCAAACTGTAATCGCCGGCACATATTTGAATAATAGTGTGTGAAACT
Coding sequences within it:
- a CDS encoding L-2-amino-thiazoline-4-carboxylic acid hydrolase; its protein translation is MTYKKFYFGKLDAQILKNIDAEHKTKMQQLIKEINQGSWTEKQKKRQKNSIISNIALYRCFIDQGFSKNEAKELVKEYSFYVAEKAHKLLKTFFHIPGVFRLFCLFMRKGMSGDEIWESRILSDDGKYYRVDVFKCLWADTCRFFECPELCEIFCLCDYIVFGNIKGFVFERSQTLGMNGKKCDFCFINKKG
- a CDS encoding MATE family efflux transporter, producing MDVRDKLLTENPWKLMVSLSLPAILGQLIVGLYAFVDSIYVGQMVGTDAMSAVSAASPFVLINNAIAVLLGIGSGSVLSRAIGKKDKETVDKIMGNLTFLVIILSSAVMIIGVIFAPEFLRLSGADGEVLEMGVSYLRTVYLGSIFVNFMQGANMVIRAEGRMGIAMGIMAAGAILNIILDPIFILLMPSCGPQAVAIATVISQITQASVTLLYFLKKSPTVRFHGIKPEKDLLPEIFSVGMSAMLMQIMMLIQMTVVYNTAVHFGGEKQIALMGAAQRVMQLAFVPIWGMSQGMQPAVGTNFGAKEYIRVKKLTNVFIIGSTCLAGFFFAIIEIFSVQILSAFITDSAIVSLGLSNFRLMYCIFPTYGMLIMTVTYFQAIGKAKHAGILVILRQLALVVPLILILPRLLNGNVLGVWLALPLNDVVMILIAIILLISEYKHLIKLA